The following nucleotide sequence is from Salvelinus sp. IW2-2015 linkage group LG26, ASM291031v2, whole genome shotgun sequence.
ctgatctgtttggagagctccttggtcttcatggtgccgcttacttggtggtgcctcttgcttagtggtgttgcagactgtgggggctttcagaacaggtgtatatatactgagatcatgtgacacttaaataaagtccacctgtgtgcaatctaactaattatgtgactttgaaggtaattggttgcactagatcttatttaggggcttcatagcaaaaagTGTTKTTTTTTTTTTWAAWTTTGAAACAACAaaatcaccaatttggactattttgtgtatgtctattacatgaaatccagataaaaatccatttaaattacaggttgaaatgcaacttaataggaaaaacgccacgggaggtgaatacttttgcaaggcactgtagttatTTCGGCATGAAACAAAACAGGATGTGTGAGCAGTTATTCAAATGTGCCTACATCACCGCAATTTCACTGCCATTTCTTGGACTTTGACAGGTAAATATTAAGCCTTTAGCCTtaatatttagctaatgaatggtCTAATGTCTGGCAAATATTTAGCTTCTTACTTCGGCTACACATCACTAGGCTCTCTCTTCCAGCTGCTCCCAGGccaacaggctataggctacgcaAGCCTCTCCGCAATAGGCATTCCTCTTCTCGTGAAATCTCAGGAAAAGCTATAGGCTACAAAACCTATAGGAcatttatttagatattttttataCTAGGCCTAATTGCCTATTCGGGGAATGAGGCAGGCTTGCTAATTGCTGAATGTATAACAGGCCTACAGCATAGAATACGCTAGTCGAGGAGAAAAAGTGCATTGGTGTGATCACTTTTGGCCAGTTACGATAATTATTGCACTGATGCATTACAAATAGTTGCACAGGACATACAGAGATGAGCACAGTGAAAACAAAGACCCAAAGGAACTGACAACCATTAGAAAAATTGAAATCACTTGCAACGAAGCAATGACATGCTGTAAAAGATGTGCAGGCTTAATGGCGTTTGTTGTTGAATTGCTACATTTAAATACAAGTTACTAGATTATTTTTCATTAGGCCTACATGTACATTGAAGTATTATTTGCAGTTGTGTTAATTTTTCATAGTGACATCCTGAAAGCACTGAATGGTCTGAACCAGCTAGAGMCCTCATGAATGGTCTTGTGTTAACACTTGATTAATAGGCAGCGTGCAGAAGGATGCGTTGATCAGTGGATTGACAGGTGTAGGACTGTAGAACAATAAACCTTCCTCTAGTGTGGATGCTTTTATAGTTATGTAGCATATAGTATTTCATTATAGTTACCTTTATAGTTATTGGCTTGGTGGATGGCCCGGGCCTTAACtcttgacacaacacaactaacGTTATCCTCACAACAGAAATAGCCTACTAGTaagtctagctaacgttagcgaacttgaatgaaataaatataaaaatatcacATACTTATTTACTTGACTTTTATACTCTATAAAATTGACTCTTTCAAATAATTGACTCTGGCAAGTTTTCCACCGGCAGGCTTCTGTAGGGAAGTAAAGTGGAAGTCAAATCCCTGACTTCCTGTTGTTTTACTGTGCCCATAGCAACGTTCGAAAATGAGGTAGATAGTATATAATAGcaggcactttgaatacagtgctGTTAGACATGATAAAGAATGAAAAACCCAGGGAGGCGTTATTGTGATAGGGTAGGAACTCATTGGTCAGGGTAGGAACTCattggtcagtgtttcctaggggaccctataatctttggctacattaaatgttttctattagctacttcatgtagctaacatattcatgcttagCCTATTCCTCTTTTATTTAGAAGATActtttgcacccccccccccaaaaaaaagtgaatttatgtatcaggctgtattagctagctacgttagctctgactcagtacatttatttgttagatagccagctagctatggtgcacatttgtggcctgctggaggtcattttgcagggatctggcagtgctcctcctgctcaaaggcggaggtagcggtcctgctgctgggttgttgccctcctacggcctcctccacgtctcctgatgtactggcctgtctcctggtagcgcctccatgctctggacactacgctgacagacacagcaaaccttcttgccacagctcgcattgatgtgccatcctggatgagctgcactacctgagccacttgtgtgggttgtagactccgtctcatgctaccactagagtgagagcaccgccagcattcaaaagtgaccaaaacatcagccaggaagcataggaactgagaagtggtctgtggtcaccacctgcagaatcactcctttattgggggtgtcttgctaattgcctataatttccaccttttgtctattccatttgcacaacagcatgtgaaatttattgtcaatcagtgttgcttcctaagtggacagtttgatttcacagaagtgtgattgacttggagttacattgtgttgtttaagtgttccctttatttttttgagcagtgtatttagttGCATATGCAAGTAAAATGGCCCACTGTTGATTAACTTAACCTGAACTGAAACAACAGTGAAACAGCAAAATCTGTTTGGATGTCAGGCTACCATGTCGGTGTAAAATGACGCAAGTCAAGCACCCCTTACCTTTCAATATGTCTAGACATATTCTTCCCAGCTTGTCTACGTTGGGGTGGTATATTTTGGTCATAAAGCGTACTTTTGGAGCTGCCATTGGGTATTCCTCGGGAAGAAAGAGTTCAAGTTTAAACGTGCCGCCTTCAAAGGGCGAGTCCTGGGGCCCGGCGATGACCACATGGAAGTAGCGGGCGTTACCTTCGTCAGGCTCCGCCTTGATGCCTGGGACAGGCTCCGCCATCAAGCGCTGAGTCTCCTGACAAACGACAGACATACAAACAGAGTTAGGCCTAGATGCAAATCTTGTGGTGGTAACCATTGTTCAGCAGGCACATTTGTACGATTGTTCCAGATGCGCATGCTCTGTAATGTTTtgaaaacaatatatgtattactagtaagaactAACGTGGTATATTGAATAATAAATGTTTCTGTGACctgagtcttttaaccaaaatgTCACGAGACAAAAATCttcacctgcccctttaaggCCGGGAGGTTACCGTGGTAGCGCGACTGGAGTCATGTTTCTAcctgtgagattgagtctgaCAAGCAGCAGCGTTGtcagaaacagaaaaacaacctAGTTTATGAACAAAATGTAAATAGGCAAGAAacaaagtctcacttcagtagactttcgtttcaagtaaattagaccaacttttataCCAGTGCACAGCTCTTTAAGTGCGCACAGCCACCAGCCAGGCAGTGTTTCCAGTGCGAGGTGGGATAGGCTATATAGGATTCGTAGTTTGACTTTGTGCgattaatttaccagctatgaaacaaaaacgGCGGAACTACTTTGAAAACTGCTagtgcagcatttattttactgtaaacgtgatcatacttgactatttttatttaaaaaatacgagtgaaatgctcacactgtggagccctgacccctgccaacgtggctggtgaagtAAACATTTTACACGCCAATGACAAAATCGACAGGTGGTGGGTGTTAATTTTAGGCCCTGGCTGTGACCTGGAGAAAAACACACCCTTCTCAACATGACTGAGCATAAGCAATCTGATACGGCCTTATGGTAATGCAAGAGGCAGGGTGACACCTGTGACAGGTGCAGCAACAAAGATGGACTTTTACAGACCTAGGCCTATTCCTCTTCACTCGCCTACTAATTTTCCCATTGTAGCCTAAAATACCAAAACAGTGCATTagggaaatattcagacccttgacattttccacattttgttaccttacagccttattaaaaaatgcCTCAAATATTTttcccctcatccatctacaaacaataccccaaaatgacaaagcaaaaaccgtttagaaattcttgcaaatgtataaaaataaaacaccttctttacatatgtattcagaccatttgctatgagactcgaaattgagctcacgtgcatcctgtttccattgatcatccttgagatgtttctacaacttgatttaccacctgttgtaaattcaattgatgttacatgatttggaaaggcacacacatgtctatataaggtcccacagttgacagtgcatgtcagagcaaaaacctggggaagggtacaaaaacatgtctgcagcattgaaggtccccaagaacacagtggcctccatcattcttaaaaataGAAGTTTGAAActacaaagactcttcctagagctgtccacccggccaaactgagcattcgggggagaagggccttggtcagggaggtgaccaagaacccgatggtcactctgatatgGCTCCAgaattcttctgtggagatgggacaaacttcctgaaggacaaccaactctgcagcactccaccaatcatgcctttatggtagaSTGGCcatatggaagccactcctcagtaaaaggcacatgacagcccgcttgaagattgccaaaaggcacccaaaggactctgaccatgaacaACAAgagtctttggtctgatgaaaccaagattgaactctttggcctgaatgccaagtgtcatgtctggaggaaacctggcaccatccctacggggaagcatggtggtggtggcatcatgctgtggggatgtttttcagcggcagggactgggggactagtcaggatcaagggaaagatgaacggagcaaagtacagaaagatccttgagcgctctggagcaggttccaaggactggtgcgaaggttcaccttccaacaggacaacgaccctaagcacacagccaagacaacaaaggagtggcttcgggacaagtctctgaatatccttgagtggcccagccagagcccggacttgaacccgatcaaacatctccggagagacctcaaaatagctgtgcagcgacactccccattcaaactgacagagcttgagaggatctgcagagaagaatgagagaacctccccaaatacaggtgtgccaagcttgtagcgtcatacccaaggagactcaAGGCTGCGATCAATGCCAACgttgcgtcaacaaagtactgagtaaagggtctgaatatttatgtaaatatgatatttccgtTTGCAGAAATTTctacaaaactgtttttgctttgtcattatggggtattgtagatggaggccactgtgttcttggggaMcttcaatgctgcagacatgtttttgtacccttccccagatctgYgcctcgacacaatcctgtctcagagctctacggacaattccctcaacctattattagctaactagcctGCTATAGTAGGCCACTTTGTAGACTAACTCaagttggtagctagctagataacttgaCACTGTttagctaagtgaattaaatgtaatcagctagctatcttgatgtaatcattgtacaTTTAAAATAGTCTCCAAATGCATTAGataacagccatggaagagggtgaaaaTGCAGCTCCAGCTGTCAGTAAAGGGAGCGTATAGGCTACTGGATAGCCTAGGCAAGGGTTTCTCAAACCCGGTCCTGGGGCAcgttttagtttttgccttagcactacacagctgattcaaataaccaactcatcctCAAGCTTTTATTATTTGAgtaagctgtgtagtgctagggcaaaaaacaaaacgtgaacccaggggggccccaggaccgagtttgggaaaccatgCGGCTGCCTAGGCTAGCTACTGGATAGGGCAGGTAACtttgtgggaggacattatgaaaaTATTCTCTAGTTCCAGTCCCTAGAGGGGAAAACTTTGAGGACAGATATTAGCAACATAATATAACAGTGCTGTATAATGAAGCATGTTTCATTGTGATGTTTTCTTTCCTCCGATATGAAAAGCTGCGACAGCCTGTTTGCAGATGAAGAGAAGTCCTAATGAATATCCCAAGAAAGCTTGGGTATATCCTATATGCCATGGGTTAtatgtgtaggcctacctatGTTAGCAAACATTGTATACAATAATACAGTTAATcacacacaatgtataaaccTATTACAATTGGAGCATGCCAAACCTGCTGGAGGTCCTCAACGTGCAGGGTTCTGTTTCAGCCCAgcaataacacacctgattcaacttatcaGGTCTAATGAGTTGATAATCAAGTgtgctattgctgggctggaatagaagtctgctcacccagtagataGGGATCAGTGGAGCAAGGTTGGCTACCACTGGTATGGAgtttttgttcacctgaaatgaTGCTTCAGTAATAATAGTGTACTTGTTACTACTCAATGTTCTATTGTTGTTTAGACTACATACGAGTTaacttatttgtacattttgaagtgatgaagtgttgattctttgatgtgtttaaaatgttttaattgttaaaCTACTATTCAAATTGAACTAGTGTCAATGATgatcacaatcctgcaataaagagggTAAGGGGTTCTGTCTCTAATGTGCAGGTGTTGTATTCTCAAAAATGAAAATGTCCTTGATGTCTAGTTGTAAGATCTCCAATTTGATTAATTTAATTTTCATGCTCTCTCATTATatcagctacagtaccagtcaaaagttgacacctactcattcaaggtcttttctttatttttttacatagtagaataatagtgaagacatgaaaactatgaaa
It contains:
- the LOC111952597 gene encoding ubiquitin-conjugating enzyme E2 N; amino-acid sequence: MAGLPRRIIKETQRLMAEPVPGIKAEPDEGNARYFHVVIAGPQDSPFEGGTFKLELFLPEEYPMAAPKVRFMTKIYHPNVDKLGRICLDILKDKWSPALQIRTVLLSIQALLSAPNPDDPLANDVAEQWKSNEAQAIETARTWTRLYAQNNIEV